From a region of the Dehalococcoidales bacterium genome:
- a CDS encoding gamma-glutamylcyclotransferase, whose translation MGTNCLLYFAYDTHLDRRLMTVCCPTAKPRFSASLPNFQLIFTGWSREWRGAIANIKRAGREKVLGGVYEIDESDLAKLDREKGFPAINDRIKVIVFKDTGEAVEAFTYTLKQQSKAEKPSPEYLKVIQKGYIDWGLL comes from the coding sequence TTGGGAACTAACTGCTTGCTTTATTTTGCATATGATACGCACTTGGACCGCCGGCTTATGACTGTATGTTGCCCAACCGCCAAGCCGCGGTTTAGTGCCAGCTTACCCAATTTCCAGTTGATATTTACTGGTTGGTCCAGGGAGTGGCGCGGTGCTATCGCTAATATAAAACGCGCTGGTCGTGAGAAGGTACTGGGAGGGGTGTACGAAATTGACGAGAGCGATCTGGCAAAGCTGGATCGAGAGAAAGGCTTTCCGGCAATTAATGACAGGATCAAAGTAATTGTTTTTAAAGACACCGGTGAAGCTGTTGAGGCTTTTACATATACGTTGAAACAACAGAGCAAGGCGGAAAAACCATCCCCGGAGTACCTGAAAGTCATCCAAAAGG